The following proteins come from a genomic window of Vallitalea longa:
- a CDS encoding MgtC/SapB family protein: protein MEEYEVIIRIVIAIIVGGLIGYERQITNRPAGFRTHILVCVGAAVVSLIQIESVERTIALIHEDPSLANSLKADIGRMGAQVITGVGFLGAGTIIREKGLVKGLTTAASIWVVACIGLAIGLGMYVITAVSTIGVFVSLVILKKVEDKFIDKVVTIDMDIEYIGDKDFMKGIQKYFTTKNIKVNNIKFINEIENLDETAVTDEENISKRSIYNLDVPKYLKTSKIVQDLCRKKNIKQVKIY from the coding sequence ATGGAAGAATATGAAGTAATAATAAGGATAGTGATAGCAATTATAGTAGGGGGACTGATAGGGTATGAAAGGCAGATAACTAATAGACCTGCGGGTTTTAGAACTCATATATTAGTATGTGTTGGTGCTGCTGTAGTATCACTTATTCAAATAGAATCAGTTGAAAGGACTATAGCATTAATTCATGAAGATCCATCTTTAGCTAATTCTCTAAAAGCAGATATTGGTAGAATGGGAGCTCAAGTCATAACAGGAGTAGGTTTCCTCGGAGCGGGTACAATCATTCGTGAAAAAGGATTAGTCAAAGGATTGACGACAGCAGCTTCAATATGGGTAGTGGCATGTATAGGTTTAGCAATAGGATTGGGAATGTATGTGATTACTGCTGTATCGACCATAGGTGTATTCGTTTCATTAGTCATACTTAAAAAAGTAGAAGATAAATTTATTGATAAAGTTGTTACTATTGATATGGATATCGAATATATAGGTGATAAGGATTTCATGAAAGGGATTCAAAAATATTTCACAACTAAAAATATTAAAGTCAACAATATTAAATTCATTAATGAAATAGAAAATTTAGATGAAACAGCTGTCACGGATGAAGAAAATATAAGTAAACGTTCAATTTATAATCTTGATGTTCCTAAGTATCTTAAAACTTCTAAGATTGTTCAAGATCTTTGTAGAAAAAAGAATATAAAGCAGGTGAAAATCTACTGA
- a CDS encoding HAMP domain-containing sensor histidine kinase, producing MKIKSINLKLMMAFFGVIIFFGVITYTLLVSAFNNYYHEDIYRVLEDNTHSNEKFTDIDEFINDSDDNRSIEQLFWVKINGKLTRKDVRRNDIITSELTDDVIKVIEDDIKNQTEESKRYSFDVNGRKLFYVITQYRLSNSNKLYVVPKLFNRPKITVAYNTLYRVTLRWEPANDILQKQLFSKMALGLFLTIVAILIVFFFLSRHLTKPLIDLSKSVKQISKRKFETPIDINRNDEIGVLANTVEEMRRELLKYDKEQKLQLHSISHELKTPIMVIQSYVDALKKGLYPKGTQEASLEIIEEESNRLQKLVYNLLYIQRLDYFESEIKNQEKINIKEVVKDVVCNMQMKLDNFNLETNLEDVFVRADYNQMRIVIENLLSNQIRYADKAIRITLEYNGESSFLEFYNDGEHIADVNDLFMMFKKGKKGQSGLGLYIVKRLLDINGGTISAYNRSKGVTFKIEWK from the coding sequence GGCTTTTTTTGGTGTCATTATCTTTTTTGGAGTTATAACTTATACTTTATTGGTAAGTGCGTTCAATAACTATTATCATGAAGATATCTATAGGGTTCTTGAAGATAATACTCATTCAAATGAAAAATTTACGGATATTGATGAATTTATAAATGATAGTGACGACAATAGAAGCATTGAACAGCTTTTTTGGGTAAAAATAAATGGAAAACTTACAAGAAAAGATGTTAGAAGAAATGATATAATTACCAGTGAATTGACAGATGACGTAATAAAAGTAATTGAAGATGATATAAAAAACCAGACAGAAGAATCAAAGAGATATAGTTTTGATGTTAATGGAAGAAAATTATTTTATGTTATCACTCAATATAGATTAAGTAATTCAAATAAATTATACGTTGTTCCAAAACTATTCAATAGGCCTAAGATTACTGTAGCATATAATACATTATATAGAGTTACTCTTAGGTGGGAACCAGCTAATGATATACTTCAGAAACAGCTATTTAGCAAAATGGCTTTAGGATTATTTTTGACAATTGTAGCCATATTGATTGTTTTCTTTTTTCTGTCTAGACATCTTACCAAGCCTTTAATTGATTTAAGTAAATCTGTTAAGCAGATATCAAAACGAAAGTTCGAAACACCAATAGATATAAATAGAAATGATGAAATAGGGGTTTTAGCAAATACTGTCGAGGAAATGAGAAGAGAACTTCTTAAATATGATAAGGAGCAAAAACTACAACTTCATTCCATTTCTCATGAACTAAAAACTCCTATAATGGTGATTCAAAGTTATGTAGATGCATTAAAAAAAGGTTTGTATCCAAAAGGAACACAAGAGGCTTCTTTAGAGATTATTGAAGAAGAAAGTAATAGACTCCAGAAATTAGTCTATAATTTATTATATATACAGAGGCTAGATTATTTTGAAAGCGAAATAAAGAATCAAGAGAAAATCAATATAAAAGAAGTTGTCAAAGATGTTGTTTGCAACATGCAGATGAAGCTAGATAATTTTAATTTGGAGACCAACCTGGAAGATGTATTCGTTAGAGCGGATTATAATCAAATGAGAATTGTAATAGAGAATCTTCTTAGCAATCAAATAAGGTATGCTGATAAGGCTATCAGGATAACATTAGAATACAATGGAGAATCATCATTTTTAGAATTCTATAATGATGGAGAACATATAGCAGATGTTAATGACTTATTCATGATGTTCAAAAAAGGTAAAAAAGGGCAAAGTGGTTTAGGTTTGTATATTGTTAAAAGATTACTAGATATAAATGGGGGAACTATTAGTGCATACAATCGAAGTAAAGGTGTAACTTTTAAAATAGAATGGAAATAA
- a CDS encoding elgicin/penisin family lantibiotic: MAKNPFDLEVKVDKINGAQLDGLYTSTCYTSSCYTSTCYTSTCYTSTCYTGQQMCGYTYTTSC; encoded by the coding sequence GTGGCAAAAAATCCATTTGATCTAGAAGTAAAAGTTGACAAAATCAATGGAGCTCAATTAGACGGTCTTTATACATCTACTTGCTATACATCTAGTTGTTATACATCTACTTGTTATACTAGTACTTGTTATACGTCTACTTGTTACACTGGTCAACAGATGTGTGGTTATACTTATACTACAAGTTGTTAA